A genomic stretch from Meriones unguiculatus strain TT.TT164.6M chromosome 15, Bangor_MerUng_6.1, whole genome shotgun sequence includes:
- the Mrpl44 gene encoding large ribosomal subunit protein mL44, which produces MASAVFRLLQQGSGRLLAPAAPTLAPPVRGVKKGFRAAFRFQKELERWRLLRCPPPPVRRSEKPNWDYHAEVQAFGSRLQETFSLDLLKTAFVNSCYIKSEEAKRDKLGVEKEAVLLNIKDNQELFEQGLSFSHKCLTKCLEDEFPELPTEGTEGVVNFLTGEAVVCHVARNLAVEQLTLSAEFPVPPPVLHRTFFAVIGALLQSSGPERAALFIRDFLVTQMTGKELFEMWTVINPMGLLVEELKKRNIPAPEPRLTRQSGSTTALPLYFVGLYCDKKLIGEGPGETILVAEEEAARVALRKLYGFTENRRPWDYSKPKESARAEKTSIAN; this is translated from the exons ATGGCTTCTGCTGTGTTCCGGCTGCTGCAGCAGGGCTCCGGCCGCCTTTTGGCTCCGGCCGCCCCGACGCTGGCTCCTCCGGTTCGGGGAGTGAAGAAGGGATTCCGTGCCGCCTTCCGCTTCCAGAAGGAGCTGGAGCGCTGGCGCCTGCTGCGTTGCCCGCCGCCGCCTGTGCGACG CTCAGAGAAGCCAAACTGGGATTACCATGCAGAAGTACAAGCCTTTGGATCTCGGTTACAAGAAACCTTTTCGTTGGACCTTCTCAAAACTGCCTTTGTCAATAGCTGCTATATTAAAAGTGAAGAGGCAAAACGTGATAAACTTGGGGTAGAGAAAGAAGCTGTTCTTCTGAATATTAAGGACAATCAAGAACTGTTTGAGCAAGGGCTGTCTTTTTCACATAAGTGTCTCACAAAATGTCTTGAAGATGAGTTCCCAGAATTGCCCACAGAAGGCACTGAAGGTGTAGTTAACTTTCTTACTGGTGAGGCAGTTGTCTGTCACGTGGCTCGGAACTTGGCGGTGGAGCAGCTGACCCTCAGTGCGGAATTTCCTGTCCCACCACCCGTATTACATCGGACTTTCTTTGCAGTGATTGGAGCCCTGCTACAAAGCAGTGGACCAGAAAGAGCTGCACTTTTCATCAGG GACTTTTTAGTAACGCAAATGACCGGGAAAGAGCTCTTCGAGATGTGGACCGTCATAAACCCCATGGGACTGCTCGTAGAGGAGCTAAAGAAGAGAAATATTCCAGCTCCCGAGCCGAGACTCACCAGGCAGTCCGGAAGCACAACTGCTTTGCCTCTGTACTTCGTCGGCTTATACTG TGATAAAAAGCTGATTGGAGAAGGACCTGGGGAAACAATACTAGTTGCAGAGGAAGAAGCTGCGCGAGTAGCACTTAGGAAACTCTATGGATTCACTGAGAACAGACGGCCCTGGGACTATTCCAAGCCCAAAGAGAGCGCGAGAGCAGAGAAAACCAGCATTGCCAACTAG